The Quercus lobata isolate SW786 chromosome 9, ValleyOak3.0 Primary Assembly, whole genome shotgun sequence region GCTCTATTCAAAATGTTTCCTTGAAGATTATATTGATATTGGTCATGTGTGAGAATTTAAAATACATGATCTTGCACATGACCTAGCACTATCATCAGCCCAAAGTGAGTgcttaattattaattgttagATCCAAAACATCTCTAAAAAGGTTTGGCATTTGTCATATACTGACAATACTTGGCAgaatgaaaatgttttaaaatgtttacaaaaatcaaagagtttaCGAACCATTCTTTCTGGGGTGGAGGGAGTTGGACCTTCTACTAAATCCTATGTTGATTTATGTCTCTCAAAATTTAGATACCTACGAGTTCTAGTGTTAAGTGACTCAAGTTTTGAGGTGTTACCCAGCTCCATTGGTACCATGAAGCATTTAAGGTTGTTGGATTTGAGAAACAATTGTAGAATTCAGAAACTCCCAAACTCCATTTGCAAGCTTCAAAATTTGCAAACTTTAGCTCTCTGTGGATGTGAAAAATTAGAAGAATTACCAAAAGATATAAGATACCTGATCAGACTCAGAATTTTTTTGGTGACAACCAAAAAGAACTCTCTACCTGGGTGCCCTAATTCCCTACGATTTTTGAGATTATCAAATTGTGGTAATCTAGAATCTTTAGTTGAAACGATGCAAGTTTGTACAAGCCTTCGGGTGTTGTTTATTGACAATTGTGGGGGTCTAAACTCTTTGCTTCCTACCCTAAAATTCCTTACCGCATTAGAGGCTTTGCTTTTTGAGAATTGTGAAAAGCTTGATCTGATTGAAATGGAAGACAATCAAGATGATTTCCCAACGAGCCTTCGAGCATTAGCCTTTGTTGGATTACCACAGTTGGTGGCTATTCCCGATTGGATTAAACGCTCTACAAAATCTTTACAAATCCTTTATATTGAGAGTTGTCCTAACTTGACAGCATTGCCAGAGTGGCTGGTGAATCTCGAATCGCTTAGACGACTTAAAATTAAGAATTGCCCCAAATTGTCTTCTCTATCAAAGGGGAAGCTTTGTCTCCCAACTCTAAGATCTTTCATAATTGCAGAATGTCCTGAATTAATTAGAAGATGCCAACCGGAAATCGGAGAGGATTGGCACATGATTGCTCATGCCTCAAAAATTTATCTTGACGACAAGCGGATTAAAAAAGCTTATAATTAGGTATGGAGTAatccctctccctctcttttatTTGTTCCTTCTTCCAAGAGtttaacatttataaaatattattctatttCTAGTAGTGTGATCATTGCAAATCaatatatacattaatacatataaatatGAATTATATGTCCACCGTACATTAATTAGGTCAAAGTCGGAATTCTTGTTATGTTAATTAGATGTTGAAATGGGAAGTATTAATGGACTAATGGAGATATTCTTGATTTGATAAATTGCTTAATTTGTACAAGTGCTCTTAATTGGTGGAGATACTTATAGACTATATTATAGAGTAATTATACAAGTGCTCTTTTCTCTCCTCTAATAGGGGTCCATTTGGTAGGAGAGGTTGAacagtgggaggatagaaaatggggaAGGGATAGAAAATTGTGTAGATAGAAGAAAgttaattttctttcatatatgTTTGGTTTGGATGATGGAAAATGGAGAGATGGAAGATGAAAttggtataaatttacaattatatctctattaaatgaaacaaaaagtaatacatttttttaattaaaaattctatatatatatatatatatattttaagtccACAAGCCAAAAGATCCAAAAcagatgagagaaaaaaaggtggggaaataaaaaaaaaaaaaattatgagagtGTAAGAAATGGATAAAcgcaaaaagaagaaaaagacaaaaagtgaATTGTGTGAGTGTGTCTAATACATACGcgttacatttatttatttatttattttggtaaacGATAATAACACTAACTAAGAAACACCGCCAGTAGCCACTTTAGTACAAAGTCTAGGGCAATATACGCCCATCATATCATCATACAGATACTGAGCTATAgcggagggggggggggggaatcaaAAACTAAAGACAAAATAGCAGAAGCCGACCCCAATTTAGCTAAGGCATCGGCACAAAAATTTGCTTCCCTGAAGCAATGTGATAATTTAACTTGAGGCAGACGCAACAACAATTCCCTACAATCATCAACAAGACCAGACAAGTCTCCATTAGTATTGACATTGCTAGAAACTAAGGAAATTGTTGCGGAAGCATCAagtttaatttccactgcaaaAATTCCCCTTTCTAAACATAGCCCCAGCCCATCCCTCAAAGCCCACAGTTCCATGATGATACTTGAGCTAACACTGATGGATTTTgcaaaacccacaacccactgTCCCGCGCTATCTCTAAGCAAACCGCTACACCTTGACAGCCCACTAGCGCTGACAACCGAGCCATCGATATTTAGTTTATGCCAACCTTCAGCTAGTTTCAACCATTGGAACTGCCTCAATTGCCTATTCTTCTCCACGTTAGGCTCCAAAACACAGTACATAAGCTCATATGTTTGCATTTCCACCACCTGAATCAGATTTGGGTTAAAGGGTTGCTTTTTGAAGGCCCTTCTATTTCGTTGTAGCCACAGGTTCCACAAACCAAGCAGGAAGAAATTGCACCAGTCATAATCCTTGCCAAGTGCCTTTAAGGATCCtaaggcatttttttttttatccatgaCACAAGGTCATCCGAGAAAGATTGCTTGAGACTATCAGGGCAGCTAGATAGCTCCCAAAAGTTTTTTGCAGTCGGGCAGTCCCTCAGAACATGATTAATACTCTCCTCCAATTCTATGCAATTGTCACAACCACCCAAACTGCCAATACCACGATGTGTCAAAATGGCTTTCATTGGTAAGCTCATGTGCAAGCATTTTCAAATAAACATTTTAATCTTGGGCAAAGTTTGGAGCTTCCAAATCCATTTGCCATGAAAATCTGGTGCCTCTAGGTTCTCATCAATTGCCAATAAGTACGCATTTCTTGGGTCAAACTCCCCATTTAAGCTGGAAATCCAGCTCCTTTGATCCTCCCTTAAAGCATATCTTCTAAGAGGGGTGGCTCTCACTGCCTTCAGAATGTAATTAGGGAAGACAAAGGAGAGGTTAGCTAAATCCCAGCCATTATT contains the following coding sequences:
- the LOC115961532 gene encoding putative disease resistance protein RGA1, which encodes MKHLRLLDLRNNCRIQKLPNSICKLQNLQTLALCGCEKLEELPKDIRYLIRLRIFLVTTKKNSLPGCPNSLRFLRLSNCGNLESLVETMQVCTSLRVLFIDNCGGLNSLLPTLKFLTALEALLFENCEKLDLIEMEDNQDDFPTSLRALAFVGLPQLVAIPDWIKRSTKSLQILYIESCPNLTALPEWLVNLESLRRLKIKNCPKLSSLSKGKLCLPTLRSFIIAECPELIRRCQPEIGEDWHMIAHASKIYLDDKRIKKAYN